One Actinosynnema pretiosum DNA segment encodes these proteins:
- a CDS encoding response regulator — MTISVLLADDHAFFRSGFRAAVETQDDLVCVADVGNGRDAVDRVLALGPDVAVLDVRMPKLDGLEATAAILAAGAATRVLLLTTYDDDGYVHRALDLGASGFLLKSTPAHELVAAIRVVARGDALIDPAVTRRLASRFAQALRPAPSAPGLELLTAREREVLVLVGTGAANSEIAARLHVGEETVKTHVSRVLRKLDLRDRVQAAVYANRHGLAPRGDGRPAR; from the coding sequence GTGACGATCAGCGTGCTGCTGGCCGACGACCACGCGTTCTTCCGCAGCGGCTTCCGGGCCGCGGTGGAGACGCAGGACGACCTGGTGTGCGTGGCCGACGTCGGCAACGGGCGGGACGCGGTGGACCGGGTGCTGGCGCTCGGGCCGGACGTGGCCGTGCTGGACGTGCGGATGCCCAAGCTGGACGGCCTGGAGGCCACGGCCGCGATCCTGGCGGCAGGGGCGGCCACCAGGGTGCTGCTGCTGACCACCTACGACGACGACGGGTACGTGCACCGCGCGCTGGACCTGGGCGCGAGCGGGTTCCTGCTCAAGAGCACCCCCGCGCACGAGCTGGTGGCCGCGATCCGGGTCGTGGCGCGCGGCGACGCGCTGATCGACCCGGCGGTCACCCGCCGCCTGGCGAGCCGGTTCGCGCAGGCGCTGCGGCCCGCCCCGAGCGCGCCGGGGCTGGAGCTGCTGACCGCGCGCGAGCGGGAGGTGCTGGTCCTGGTGGGGACGGGGGCGGCGAACTCGGAGATCGCGGCGCGGCTGCACGTGGGGGAGGAGACGGTGAAGACGCACGTGTCGCGGGTGCTGCGCAAGCTGGACCTGCGCGACCGCGTGCAGGCCGCCGTGTACGCGAACCGGCACGGGCTCGCACCGCGCGGCGACGGCCGCCCGGCCCGGTGA
- a CDS encoding alpha/beta fold hydrolase produces the protein MRSRLLAATVTALAATALTTACDDAPEAAQPPPSPQVQPLALTPCTDLPDLPTAECGTITVPLDRANPGAGTTTVAFARVPRTDRSQPPLGTIVPNPGGPGTSTIDFAGPLYAQGLAPVLDRRDLLLVDPRGTGRSTPLTCDALADPALALAGLDERRAAIGECGEQLGDRSAQHSTTAVADDIDDIRAGLGIDELDLFGDSYGTFLMATYAQRHPERTASAVLSGAYSVTERTEGAMGAAALRRAITLVCERTRRCDGPTALADLAALATTLRATPSTVDVEVNGVKQQVPLDEWQLAGAVGKAFSSTPDPELQVGVAAAASAARTGDLAPIRALVSRYLTTEVATAAAGVRAYAVAADWAVSCHDYPEAFAGGDDDREAAHERGLAALDDADFAPFSARAWSTRGSYDSGACLKWPHAPSQGTPFEAGAPMPNAPVLVLSGDLDANTPVEAGRQAAAQFPNAEVVEIQGAGHTPSVSEGGMVRVLEFYAAR, from the coding sequence GTGCGCTCTCGCCTCCTCGCCGCCACCGTCACCGCACTGGCGGCGACCGCGCTGACCACCGCCTGCGACGACGCCCCCGAGGCCGCCCAGCCCCCACCGAGCCCCCAGGTCCAGCCGCTCGCCCTGACCCCCTGCACCGACCTGCCGGACCTGCCCACCGCCGAGTGCGGGACCATCACCGTCCCGCTCGACCGCGCCAACCCCGGCGCGGGCACCACCACCGTCGCGTTCGCCCGAGTGCCGCGCACCGACCGGTCCCAGCCGCCGCTCGGCACGATCGTCCCCAATCCCGGCGGCCCCGGCACCTCCACCATCGACTTCGCGGGCCCCCTCTACGCCCAGGGCCTGGCCCCCGTGCTCGACCGCCGCGACCTGCTCCTGGTCGACCCGCGCGGCACCGGCCGCTCCACGCCCCTGACCTGCGACGCGCTCGCCGACCCCGCCCTCGCGCTGGCAGGCCTGGACGAGCGCCGCGCCGCCATCGGCGAGTGCGGCGAGCAGCTCGGCGACCGCTCCGCGCAGCACAGCACCACCGCCGTCGCCGACGACATCGACGACATCCGCGCCGGACTGGGCATCGACGAGCTGGACCTGTTCGGCGACTCCTACGGCACGTTCCTGATGGCCACCTACGCCCAGCGCCACCCCGAGCGCACCGCGTCCGCCGTCCTGTCCGGCGCCTACTCGGTCACCGAGCGCACCGAGGGCGCGATGGGCGCCGCCGCCCTGCGCCGCGCGATCACCCTGGTCTGCGAGCGCACCCGGCGGTGCGACGGCCCCACCGCCCTCGCCGACCTCGCCGCGCTGGCGACCACCCTGCGCGCCACCCCGTCCACGGTGGACGTCGAGGTCAACGGCGTGAAGCAGCAGGTCCCCCTGGACGAGTGGCAGCTCGCGGGCGCGGTCGGCAAGGCGTTCTCCAGCACCCCCGACCCCGAGCTCCAGGTGGGCGTGGCCGCCGCCGCGTCCGCCGCGCGCACCGGTGACCTGGCCCCGATCCGGGCCCTCGTCAGCCGCTACCTCACCACCGAGGTCGCCACCGCCGCCGCGGGCGTGCGGGCCTACGCGGTCGCCGCCGACTGGGCGGTCAGCTGCCACGACTACCCGGAGGCCTTCGCCGGCGGCGACGACGACCGCGAAGCCGCCCACGAGCGCGGCCTGGCCGCGCTGGACGACGCCGACTTCGCCCCGTTCTCCGCGCGGGCCTGGAGCACCAGGGGCTCCTACGACTCCGGCGCCTGCCTGAAGTGGCCGCACGCCCCGAGCCAGGGCACCCCGTTCGAGGCCGGAGCGCCGATGCCGAACGCCCCCGTGCTCGTCCTCAGCGGCGACCTGGACGCCAACACCCCCGTCGAGGCGGGCAGGCAGGCCGCCGCGCAGTTCCCGAACGCCGAGGTGGTCGAGATCCAGGGCGCCGGGCACACGCCGTCGGTCAGCGAGGGCGGCATGGTCCGGGTCCTGGAGTTCTACGCGGCGCGATGA
- a CDS encoding MalY/PatB family protein, with product MNSDDADVPNPLTGLSPERLRARTSEKWRTFPDDVLPVFVAEMDVDLAEPVVRAVTDAVALGDTGYPAGGAYAEALDGFARERWGWAGVVAGRVSPVADVMRGVLEVLDVVSSASDAVVVNSPVYPPFFQFVAHTGRRVVEAPLGADGRIGFAALEEAFRVAGAHGSRPVFLLCNPHNPTGAVHRADELAEVAALAGRFGVRVVSDEIHAPLVLPGARFTPYLSVPGAERGFAVLSASKAWNLAGLKAAVVVAGEGAEEELGRFPEWVEEGPSHLGVIAHAAALREGGAWLDALLAGLAANRRLLADLLAEELPRVRYAPGEGTYLAWLDCRALGLGDDPAAAFLERGRVALTPGPGFGTGGAGHARLNLATSPELLTEAVRRMGAAVRAG from the coding sequence GTGAACAGCGATGACGCGGACGTGCCGAACCCGTTGACCGGGCTGTCCCCCGAGCGGCTCCGGGCGCGCACGAGCGAGAAGTGGCGCACCTTCCCCGACGACGTGCTGCCGGTGTTCGTGGCGGAGATGGACGTCGACCTCGCGGAGCCGGTCGTGCGGGCGGTCACCGACGCCGTCGCGCTCGGCGACACCGGGTACCCGGCGGGCGGGGCGTACGCCGAGGCGCTGGACGGGTTCGCCCGCGAGCGGTGGGGGTGGGCCGGGGTGGTGGCCGGGCGGGTGTCGCCGGTCGCCGACGTGATGCGCGGGGTGCTGGAGGTGCTCGACGTGGTCTCGTCGGCCTCGGACGCCGTGGTGGTCAACAGTCCCGTCTACCCGCCTTTCTTCCAGTTCGTCGCGCACACCGGCAGGCGGGTGGTGGAGGCGCCGCTGGGGGCGGACGGGCGGATCGGGTTCGCGGCGCTGGAGGAGGCGTTCCGGGTGGCGGGCGCGCACGGGTCGAGGCCGGTGTTCCTGCTGTGCAACCCGCACAACCCGACCGGGGCGGTGCACCGGGCCGACGAGCTGGCCGAGGTGGCGGCGCTGGCCGGGCGGTTCGGGGTGCGGGTGGTGTCGGACGAGATCCACGCGCCGCTGGTGCTGCCGGGGGCGCGGTTCACGCCTTACCTGAGCGTGCCGGGGGCGGAGCGGGGGTTCGCGGTGCTGTCGGCGTCGAAGGCGTGGAACCTGGCCGGGCTGAAGGCGGCGGTGGTGGTGGCCGGGGAGGGCGCGGAGGAGGAGCTGGGGCGGTTCCCCGAGTGGGTCGAGGAGGGGCCCAGCCACCTCGGGGTGATCGCGCACGCCGCCGCGCTGCGGGAGGGCGGGGCGTGGCTGGACGCGCTGCTGGCGGGCCTGGCCGCGAACCGGCGGCTGCTGGCGGACCTGCTGGCCGAGGAGCTGCCGCGGGTGCGGTACGCGCCGGGCGAGGGCACCTACCTGGCGTGGCTGGACTGCCGGGCGCTCGGCCTGGGCGACGACCCGGCGGCGGCGTTCCTGGAACGCGGCCGGGTGGCGCTCACGCCGGGACCGGGCTTCGGCACGGGCGGAGCGGGCCACGCCCGGCTGAACCTGGCCACGTCACCGGAGCTGCTCACCGAAGCGGTCCGGCGGATGGGGGCGGCGGTTCGGGCGGGTTGA
- a CDS encoding sensor histidine kinase, with the protein MARNSWLIALVCVIGDVSALLVFDELAARSPSAPPASFWAALVVVALADLALALPARFTGAVTLAQAAARIGTAVLLGGPDVGVDGRVGNATGLVAAGYLAGAWLRGRWAWVALGALVLGVLGARWTAVPPQPDAVAVLAVEALTNALLPWLAGRYTSSRIAFLEEVKRKRRDAEEQVARALAEERGALARDLHDTISHHVSAIGVHAGAARLRLAGLRPAGLRPAGLRSTGQGGDPKLDAALGQVERSGHAALADLRRMLDVLHGATRDSTRQPGLSGLDDLVDGVRAAGVPVEVSTEALRPDRLPGSLDVAAYRVAQELLTNALRHGDGERVELRITQSAAELVVSVANGVRPGPPAHGSRRELDGVRHRAALFGGGVVCGPDGGSWRATATFPLEATP; encoded by the coding sequence GTGGCGCGGAACTCCTGGCTGATCGCCCTGGTCTGCGTGATCGGCGACGTCAGCGCCCTGCTGGTGTTCGACGAGCTCGCCGCGCGGTCCCCCAGCGCCCCGCCCGCCAGCTTCTGGGCGGCGCTGGTCGTCGTGGCACTGGCGGACCTCGCGCTCGCCCTGCCCGCCCGCTTCACCGGCGCCGTCACGCTGGCGCAGGCCGCCGCCCGCATCGGCACCGCGGTGCTTCTGGGCGGTCCGGACGTCGGCGTCGACGGCCGGGTCGGCAACGCCACCGGCCTGGTCGCCGCAGGCTACCTCGCCGGGGCGTGGCTGCGCGGCCGGTGGGCGTGGGTGGCGCTGGGCGCGCTGGTGCTGGGGGTGCTGGGGGCGCGGTGGACCGCCGTGCCCCCGCAGCCGGACGCGGTCGCCGTGCTGGCCGTCGAGGCGCTGACCAACGCGCTGCTGCCGTGGCTCGCCGGCCGCTACACCTCCTCCAGGATCGCGTTCCTGGAGGAGGTCAAGCGCAAGCGGCGCGACGCCGAGGAGCAGGTGGCCCGCGCGCTCGCCGAGGAGCGCGGCGCGCTGGCCCGCGACCTGCACGACACGATCTCGCACCACGTCAGCGCCATCGGCGTGCACGCGGGCGCGGCCAGGCTGCGGCTCGCCGGGCTGCGGCCTGCCGGGCTGCGGCCGGCCGGGCTGCGGTCCACCGGGCAGGGCGGCGACCCCAAGCTCGACGCCGCCCTCGGCCAGGTCGAGCGCTCCGGGCACGCGGCGCTGGCCGACCTGCGGCGGATGCTGGACGTGCTGCACGGCGCGACCCGCGACAGCACCCGCCAGCCGGGCCTGTCCGGGCTCGACGACCTGGTCGACGGGGTGCGGGCGGCCGGCGTGCCGGTCGAGGTGAGCACCGAGGCCCTGCGGCCGGACCGGTTGCCCGGATCGCTGGACGTGGCCGCCTACCGGGTCGCGCAGGAGCTGCTCACCAACGCGCTGCGGCACGGCGACGGCGAGCGGGTCGAGCTGCGGATCACCCAGAGCGCCGCCGAGCTGGTGGTGTCCGTGGCCAACGGCGTGCGACCCGGCCCGCCCGCGCACGGCAGCCGCCGGGAGCTGGACGGGGTGCGGCACCGCGCGGCGCTGTTCGGCGGCGGCGTGGTGTGCGGGCCCGACGGCGGCTCGTGGCGCGCCACCGCGACGTTCCCCCTGGAGGCGACCCCGTGA
- a CDS encoding DUF4132 domain-containing protein, whose translation MAQPGNPPQQQAFAVPRSWWKHVHPRRGGGVPSRAEVTGASAAGGRAMLATALERAEGAFAHPGSDPALVRAAREHLDGASNPVGAAAVAALAADGEQAHVVDAWVRDHGLAFAACAALESCDLAAVATRYGDETAALIRLGVDDSGHSGPLHDRKPLRWHGEAFPERARGLLATAPDADHALAEAALSERRATERAKAASAYLVPARADWVDEAITALAAHRGSQWTRLLHSVGTLDQLRAVLDAGAPRFLLQYPWISATLADAIGPDFAPELAGLLGTGPESFVFDRVIEVFRQFTTPAVVDALLEHRDVKRVGPALLELGRKHPELLLDRLAASPHTDLLEGHLRRHHDLAARADLPGPAARIAERVLAEHAATPVADPADLPPFLVDPPWFAGRAPAALPVVALPEPTHRAVRWRDGERERWGAPTRFLPTGPRDWPVELKAFLAGELPEHRRQELFAAGPVDELRPLLPDLVLDPKRWDTAEFGMFLVARFGVDAVPPVLTLVNAEAKHADALLPLESVEVARLVAARLQRPKSTAPRYAAWLRRHPEQAARLLLPDALGAPGARRDAAEEVLRRHPDHARAAAAEHTPEAVAAVEALLAVDPLDLVPAKPPVPGAWCEVTALPRLLLRDGRALPDGAVRHVTAMLAMTGPDTHYAGLDALRELCDPTSLVEFAWAVFELWELDAMPAKDSWALTALGVLGDDRVVPRLEPLIRAWPGQSQHHNAVRGLDVLARIGTDTALIALNGVAQRVKFAGLKARAEGKVAEIAEDLGLTGEQLADRLVPAFGLDEESALVLDYGPRRFTVGFDESLRPFVLDEAGKRLKSLPKPGAKDDPELAPAASKRFGQLKKDVRTVASLQIARLEAAMVEGRRWSAAEFRDFLVGHPLVVHLVRRLVWVVDGGGAFRVAEDRGFADARDEAVDLPDDARVGVAHPVHLGDEVAEWRGLFEDYTILQPFAQLDRPVRALAEGEAGARSLDRFVGAVITTTLPALRKRRWELGPPLDAGIISTLHRPLPGGGVVNVELDHGLGSEEWHTWHGEGFRSVTLQGVDAFGELDPVTVSELLDELIVMTAERGEGERGEWGRGWALRGCVR comes from the coding sequence GTGGCACAACCGGGCAACCCGCCCCAGCAGCAGGCGTTCGCCGTCCCCAGGTCGTGGTGGAAGCACGTCCACCCGCGCCGGGGCGGCGGCGTGCCCAGCCGGGCCGAGGTCACCGGGGCGAGCGCGGCCGGGGGCAGGGCGATGCTGGCGACCGCGCTGGAGCGCGCCGAGGGAGCCTTCGCGCACCCCGGCAGCGACCCGGCGCTCGTGCGCGCTGCCAGGGAGCACCTCGACGGCGCGTCGAACCCGGTCGGCGCGGCGGCGGTGGCCGCGCTGGCCGCCGACGGCGAGCAGGCGCACGTGGTCGACGCCTGGGTCCGCGACCACGGGCTCGCGTTCGCGGCCTGCGCGGCGCTGGAGTCCTGCGACCTGGCCGCCGTGGCGACCCGCTACGGCGACGAGACCGCCGCGCTGATCCGCCTCGGCGTGGACGACTCCGGCCACAGCGGCCCGCTGCACGACCGCAAGCCGCTGCGCTGGCACGGCGAGGCGTTCCCCGAGCGCGCCCGTGGGCTGCTCGCCACCGCGCCGGACGCCGACCACGCGCTCGCCGAGGCCGCGCTGTCCGAGCGCCGCGCCACCGAGCGCGCCAAGGCGGCCTCGGCCTACCTCGTGCCCGCGCGGGCGGACTGGGTCGACGAGGCGATCACCGCGCTGGCCGCCCACCGGGGCAGCCAGTGGACCCGGCTGCTGCACTCGGTCGGGACCCTCGACCAGCTGCGCGCCGTGCTCGACGCGGGCGCGCCCCGCTTCCTCCTCCAGTACCCCTGGATCAGCGCCACCCTCGCCGACGCGATCGGCCCCGACTTCGCCCCGGAGCTGGCCGGGCTGCTGGGCACGGGGCCGGAGTCGTTCGTGTTCGACCGGGTCATCGAGGTCTTCCGGCAGTTCACCACCCCGGCCGTGGTCGACGCCCTCCTGGAGCACCGGGACGTCAAGCGGGTCGGGCCCGCCCTGCTGGAGCTGGGCCGCAAGCACCCCGAGCTGCTGCTCGACCGGCTCGCCGCCTCCCCGCACACCGACCTGCTGGAGGGGCACCTGCGGCGCCACCACGACCTCGCCGCCCGCGCCGACCTGCCGGGACCGGCGGCCCGGATCGCCGAGCGGGTGCTCGCCGAGCACGCCGCCACGCCCGTCGCGGACCCGGCCGACCTGCCGCCGTTCCTGGTCGACCCGCCCTGGTTCGCCGGGCGCGCGCCCGCCGCGCTCCCGGTGGTCGCGCTGCCCGAGCCGACCCACCGGGCCGTGCGGTGGCGCGACGGCGAGCGCGAGCGCTGGGGCGCGCCCACCCGCTTCCTGCCGACCGGCCCCCGCGACTGGCCGGTGGAGCTGAAGGCGTTCCTGGCCGGCGAGCTGCCCGAGCACCGCAGGCAGGAGCTGTTCGCGGCCGGTCCGGTCGACGAGCTGCGGCCCCTGCTGCCGGACCTGGTGCTCGACCCGAAGCGGTGGGACACGGCCGAGTTCGGCATGTTCCTGGTGGCGCGCTTCGGCGTCGACGCCGTCCCGCCCGTGCTGACGCTGGTGAACGCCGAGGCCAAGCACGCCGACGCGCTGCTGCCGCTGGAGTCCGTCGAGGTGGCCCGACTGGTCGCGGCCCGCCTGCAGCGGCCCAAGAGCACCGCCCCCCGGTACGCGGCCTGGCTCCGCCGCCACCCCGAGCAGGCCGCGCGCCTGCTGCTGCCCGACGCGCTCGGCGCCCCCGGCGCCCGCAGGGACGCCGCCGAGGAGGTGCTGCGCCGCCACCCCGACCACGCCCGCGCGGCCGCCGCTGAGCACACCCCCGAGGCCGTCGCGGCCGTGGAGGCGCTGCTGGCCGTCGACCCGCTGGACCTCGTGCCCGCCAAGCCGCCCGTGCCCGGAGCGTGGTGCGAGGTGACGGCCCTGCCCCGGCTGCTGCTGCGCGACGGCCGCGCGCTGCCCGACGGGGCGGTGCGGCACGTGACCGCCATGCTCGCCATGACCGGCCCCGACACCCACTACGCCGGGCTGGACGCGCTGCGGGAGCTGTGCGACCCGACGTCCCTGGTGGAGTTCGCGTGGGCGGTGTTCGAGCTCTGGGAGCTGGACGCCATGCCCGCCAAGGACTCCTGGGCGCTGACCGCGCTGGGCGTGCTCGGCGACGACCGCGTGGTGCCGCGCCTGGAACCGCTGATCCGGGCGTGGCCGGGGCAGTCGCAGCACCACAACGCCGTGCGCGGGCTCGACGTGCTGGCCAGGATCGGCACCGACACCGCCCTGATCGCGCTCAACGGCGTCGCGCAGCGCGTGAAGTTCGCCGGCCTCAAGGCGCGCGCCGAGGGCAAGGTCGCGGAGATCGCCGAGGACCTCGGGCTGACCGGCGAGCAGCTGGCCGACCGGCTCGTCCCCGCGTTCGGCCTGGACGAGGAGTCCGCGCTGGTCCTGGACTACGGGCCGCGCCGGTTCACCGTGGGCTTCGACGAGTCGCTGCGCCCGTTCGTGCTGGACGAGGCGGGCAAGCGGCTCAAGTCGCTGCCCAAGCCCGGCGCGAAGGACGACCCGGAGCTGGCGCCCGCGGCGAGCAAGCGGTTCGGGCAGCTGAAGAAGGACGTGCGGACGGTGGCGTCGCTCCAGATCGCCCGCCTGGAGGCGGCGATGGTGGAGGGGAGGCGGTGGAGCGCGGCGGAGTTCCGCGACTTCCTGGTCGGGCACCCGCTGGTGGTGCACCTGGTGCGGCGGCTGGTGTGGGTGGTCGACGGCGGCGGGGCGTTCCGGGTCGCGGAGGACCGGGGGTTCGCGGACGCGCGCGACGAGGCCGTGGACCTGCCCGACGACGCGCGGGTGGGCGTGGCGCACCCGGTGCACCTGGGCGACGAGGTCGCGGAGTGGCGCGGGCTGTTCGAGGACTACACCATCCTGCAACCGTTCGCGCAGCTGGACCGACCGGTCCGCGCGCTCGCCGAGGGGGAGGCAGGCGCGCGCTCGCTGGACCGCTTCGTCGGCGCGGTGATCACCACGACCCTGCCCGCCCTGCGCAAGCGCCGCTGGGAACTGGGACCACCCCTGGACGCGGGCATCATCTCGACCCTGCACCGCCCGCTGCCGGGCGGGGGAGTGGTGAACGTCGAGCTGGACCACGGCTTGGGCTCCGAGGAGTGGCACACCTGGCACGGCGAGGGGTTCCGGTCGGTGACGCTGCAGGGGGTGGACGCGTTCGGCGAACTGGACCCGGTGACGGTGTCGGAGCTGCTGGACGAGCTGATCGTGATGACGGCGGAGCGGGGGGAGGGGGAGCGGGGTGAGTGGGGCAGGGGGTGGGCGCTGCGCGGGTGTGTCCGGTAG